In Brienomyrus brachyistius isolate T26 unplaced genomic scaffold, BBRACH_0.4 scaffold33, whole genome shotgun sequence, a genomic segment contains:
- the LOC125721498 gene encoding suprabasin-like isoform X4: MEWVHDGAGHLAAEKVGVMEWVHDGAGHLAAEKVGVMEWVHDGAGHLAAEKVGVMEWVHDGAGHLAAEKVGVMEWVHDGAGHLAVEKVGVMEWVHDGAGHLAAEKVGVMEWVHDGAGHLAVEKVGGVAWRRFIWPGMYKQLKEYCQKCERCGLRKTPTAKVCAPLVPIKSMYPLQMVSVDFLSLEASRSGMCWS, from the exons ATGGAGTGGGTGCATGATGGAGCGGGCCATTTGGCTGCggagaaggtgggtgtgatggagtgggtgcatgatggagcgggccatttggctgcggagaag gtgggtgtgatggagtgggtgcatgatggagcgggccatttggctgcggagaaggtgggtgtgatggagtgggtgcatgatggagcgggccatttggctgcggagaaggtgggtgtgatggagtgggtgcatgatggagcgggccatttggctgtggagaaggtgggtgtgatggagtgggtgcatgatggagcgggccatttggctgcggagaaggtgggtgtgatGGAGTGGGTGCATGATGGAGCGGGCCATTTGGCTGTGGAGAAGGTGGGTGGAGTCGCATGGAGACGATTTATTTGGCCAGGGATGTACAAGCAATTGAAGGAGTATTGCCAAAAGTGCGAACGGTGTGGCTTAAGGAAGACGCCAACCGCTAAAGTATGTGCCCCGTTGGTCCCAATTAAATCAATGTATCCCCTTCAGATGGTGTCGGTGGACTTTCTGAGCCTGGAGGCATCAAGAAGTGGAATGTGCTGGTCATAG
- the LOC125721498 gene encoding suprabasin-like isoform X2, giving the protein MEWVHDGAGHLAAEKVGVMEWVHDGAGHLAAEKVGVMEWVHDGAGHLAVEKVGVMEWVHDGAGHLAVEKVGVMEWVHDGAGHLAVEKVGVMEWVHDGAGHLAAEKVGVMEWVHDGAGHLAVEKVGGVAWRRFIWPGMYKQLKEYCQKCERCGLRKTPTAKVCAPLVPIKSMYPLQMVSVDFLSLEASRSGMCWS; this is encoded by the exons ATGGAGTGGGTGCATGATGGAGCGGGCCATTTGGCTGCggagaaggtgggtgtgatggagtgggtgcatgatggagcgggccatttggctgcggagaaggtgggtgtgatggagtgggtgcatgatggagcgggccatttggctgtggagaaggtgggtgtgatggagtgggtgcatgatggagcgggccatttggctgtggagaag gtgggtgtgatggagtgggtgcatgatggagcgggccatttggctgtggagaaggtgggtgtgatggagtgggtgcatgatggagcgggccatttggctgcggagaaggtgggtgtgatGGAGTGGGTGCATGATGGAGCGGGCCATTTGGCTGTGGAGAAGGTGGGTGGAGTCGCATGGAGACGATTTATTTGGCCAGGGATGTACAAGCAATTGAAGGAGTATTGCCAAAAGTGCGAACGGTGTGGCTTAAGGAAGACGCCAACCGCTAAAGTATGTGCCCCGTTGGTCCCAATTAAATCAATGTATCCCCTTCAGATGGTGTCGGTGGACTTTCTGAGCCTGGAGGCATCAAGAAGTGGAATGTGCTGGTCATAG
- the LOC125721498 gene encoding suprabasin-like isoform X1, with amino-acid sequence MEWVHDGAGHLAAEKVGVMEWVHDGAGHLAAEKVGVMEWVHDGAGHLAVEKVGVMEWVHDGAGHLAVEKVGVMEWVHDGAGHLAAEKVGVMEWVHDGAGHLAAEKVGVMEWVHDGAGHLAVEKVGVMEWVHDGAGHLAVEKVGGVAWRRFIWPGMYKQLKEYCQKCERCGLRKTPTAKVCAPLVPIKSMYPLQMVSVDFLSLEASRSGMCWS; translated from the exons ATGGAGTGGGTGCATGATGGAGCGGGCCATTTGGCTGCggagaaggtgggtgtgatggagtgggtgcatgatggagcgggccatttggctgcggagaaggtgggtgtgatggagtgggtgcatgatggagcgggccatttggctgtggagaaggtgggtgtgatggagtgggtgcatgatggagcgggccatttggctgtggagaaggtgggtgtgatggagtgggtgcatgatggagcgggccatttggctgcggagaaggtgggtgtgatggagtgggtgcatgatggagcgggccatttggctgcggagaaggtgggtgtgatggagtgggtgcatgatggagcgggccatttggctgtggagaag gtgggtgtgatGGAGTGGGTGCATGATGGAGCGGGCCATTTGGCTGTGGAGAAGGTGGGTGGAGTCGCATGGAGACGATTTATTTGGCCAGGGATGTACAAGCAATTGAAGGAGTATTGCCAAAAGTGCGAACGGTGTGGCTTAAGGAAGACGCCAACCGCTAAAGTATGTGCCCCGTTGGTCCCAATTAAATCAATGTATCCCCTTCAGATGGTGTCGGTGGACTTTCTGAGCCTGGAGGCATCAAGAAGTGGAATGTGCTGGTCATAG
- the LOC125721498 gene encoding suprabasin-like isoform X3, producing the protein MEWVHDGAGHLAAEKVGVMEWVHDGAGHLAVEKVGVMEWVHDGAGHLAAEKVGVMEWVHDGAGHLAAEKVGVMEWVHDGAGHLAVEKVGVMEWVHDGAGHLAAEKVGVMEWVHDGAGHLAVEKVGGVAWRRFIWPGMYKQLKEYCQKCERCGLRKTPTAKVCAPLVPIKSMYPLQMVSVDFLSLEASRSGMCWS; encoded by the exons ATGGAGTGGGTGCATGATGGAGCGGGCCATTTGGCTGCggagaag gtgggtgtgatggagtgggtgcatgatggagcgggccatttggctgtggagaaggtgggtgtgatggagtgggtgcatgatggagcgggccatttggctgcggagaaggtgggtgtgatggagtgggtgcatgatggagcgggccatttggctgcggagaaggtgggtgtgatggagtgggtgcatgatggagcgggccatttggctgtggagaaggtgggtgtgatggagtgggtgcatgatggagcgggccatttggctgcggagaaggtgggtgtgatGGAGTGGGTGCATGATGGAGCGGGCCATTTGGCTGTGGAGAAGGTGGGTGGAGTCGCATGGAGACGATTTATTTGGCCAGGGATGTACAAGCAATTGAAGGAGTATTGCCAAAAGTGCGAACGGTGTGGCTTAAGGAAGACGCCAACCGCTAAAGTATGTGCCCCGTTGGTCCCAATTAAATCAATGTATCCCCTTCAGATGGTGTCGGTGGACTTTCTGAGCCTGGAGGCATCAAGAAGTGGAATGTGCTGGTCATAG